GAGACATCCACCGGCGCCAGGCAACCGCTCGAAGACGTCGGCGCCCTCTGCCGCGCACACGGAGCCCTCCTGATCGTCGATGCGGTGACCTCCCTTGGCGGGATTCCGGTCGAGGTAGACGCCTGGGGCATCGACGCCTGCTACAGTGGCACCCAGAAATGTCTGAGTTGCCCGCCCGGTCTGGCTCCGCTCACGATGAGTCCGCGAGCCATGGAGGCGATTCGGCAGCGACAGACTCCCTGCCACAGCTGGTACCTTGACCTAGCCCTGATCGCCGATTATTGGAATGACCGGAGTCGAGCCTATCACCATACCGCCCCCATCTCGATGCTCTATGCCCTTCGAGAGGCGTTACGTCTGGTGCAGGCCGAAGGACGCGAGGCCCGGTTCGCACGCCACCGGCTCAACAGCGAGGCACTGCTGGCAGGACTTGAAACCTTAGGATTGACGCCCCTGCCTGCCACTGAGCATCGACTCCCGATGCTCAATTGTGTCACCCTGCCGGATCGAATCAACGACGCCGCGGTGAGGACCCGGCTCCTCGAAGACTATGGTATTGAGATCGGAGGCGGATTGGGACCGCTGCGCGGGAGGGTCTGGCGCATTGGGCTCATGGGCGAATCCAGCCGGGAGGCTCATGTCTTGACGCTGCTGGGGGCCTTGGAAGAGATCTTTGCGCACCACGGATGGCCCGCCCAGCCCGGCCGCGCGGTGCACGCGGCGGTCGACATCTATACCGGTTCACAGCCGACGACGAGGAGGAGTACATGAGTCGAAACGGATTCTGGATTGTAGCGGCGGGCGTGGCCGGGTTCGTCGCGGCCGTGACCTACTGGGTCATCGCCTTGGCCGTCGCCGAATCGCGAAAGGCGGATATGGTGGCTCCGGAGCGTGTCACCGGTTTCATTCACGCCGTGATTGATGCGAATCGTGCCAACTACACACAAAACGTCGTCGATAAGTTGCATACGCAAGGCGTGGTCGAGGCGCTCGAACATTGGAAGGAGGAAAAGGGCCTGCCGTTGCCCGCCCAATTCCTCCTCGAATCAGGACGGCTTGTGGCACAAAAGGATATGAAACTCAGCTTCCGCCTGGCGAGTCTCACCCCGATCTACGTGTGGAACGGACCGAACAGCGAGTTCGAACGGCGCGGCTTGGAAGTCGTCATGAAGTCACCGGAAAAACCCTTTACCGGTTTCTACCAACAGGCCGGCGTCCGATATTTTCAAGGGATCTACGCCGACCGGGCGGTGTCCGAAAGTTGCGTCTCCTGTCATAACGGGCACGCGAACAGCCCCCGGCGGGACTATAAACTGAACGACATCATGGGCGGCGTCATCGTCACAATCCCGATCAGCGAGGCGCCATGACTATTGCGATCCGGCAGATCCGAATTCTCGACGGGCTCGGAGGGCGGCTCGAACAGGGCACCCTCGTCATCGATGGGACCCGCATCGTGGGAGCCGGCCCAGACCGGAGCATCCGCATCCCCAAGGGAGCGCAACGCATCGACGGCCGTGGTCTCACCGTCCTCCCGGGGCTCATCGATTGCCATGTCCACTTCTGCCTGGGCGCAGAAGCCGATGTGGTCGCGGCGGTCGAAGGAGAATCCTCCTCTGTCACGCTGCTCAAGGCCGCCGAGCTGGCCCGCCGCACGCTCCAGGCCGGCTTTACGACCGTGCGCGATGTGGGATTCCGTGACCATGCCGTCTTTGCACTAAAGCACGCCATCACAACGGGCCTGACGCCTGGGCCACGTATTGTGGCCGCCGGGCTGGCCATCTGTATGCCGGGCGGACATGCACGCTTCATCGGGCGCGAAGCGGACGGAGTTGCCGCGGTTCGAGCGGCCGTGCAGGATCAACTCGATGCCGGGGCGGAAGTCATCAAGGTCATTGCCTCCGGTGGGGTTTTGACCCCCGGCACCTCCCCCGATGATGCCCAGATGACCGTGGAAGAACTGCAAGCCGCCGTGGAGGTCGCCGCCGCAAGCGGGCGACATGTGGCCGCCCATGCCCACGGGGCGACCGGGATGAAAAATGCGCTGCGGGCCGGCGTGCACTCGATCGAACATGCCACCCTAATGGACGACGAAGCCGCCGGGATGATGAGGCGGCAGGGCGTCTATATGGTGCCGACCCTGTCCGCACTCGCAACCACGGCCGCCTGTCCGAGCGGTTGCGGCATTCCTGACAGCGCTCGCTCCAAGGCGAAAAATATGGTGAAACAACACGAGAAGAGCTTCCGCGCGGCCGTGCGGCGCGGAGTCCCGATCGCGCTCGGCACCGATGCCGGCACGCCGTTCAACTATCACGGGGACAACGCACAGGAACTGGAGCGCATGGTAACCCTCGGTATGACGCCGATGGACGCGATCATGACCAGCACCTCCGCCGCCGCACGACTGCTGCGCATGTCCGAGGAAATCGGCACCATCGAAGTGGGAAAGCAGGCGGATCTCCTGTTCGTGGACGGGAATCCACTACGACGAATCGACCTCCTGCAGAGACCCGAACGGATCGCCGGTGTGATGCAAGGCGGGCGCTTCGTGGCAGGGCCACTCTCAAGAATGTGACCGACGGCACATCCGAGGCTATCCCCGATGAACGCCGGATGGCTTCGGCTGCCGCGTCTCAACCTCGACGCTATCTGCGTTCGTAGAGCAACTCCAAAGCGGCGGCGAAACCGTTGATCCGGCCTTTTCGAAACGCGTCGTCCAAGCGACTCCGGAGCGCCCGAATCCCGCCCTCATCGCCCCGCGCGACCACCGATTGCGACACCATCATTTGCACCGCCACTTCGAGCAGACGCTGTTTGCGCTCATCCATGTCCGGCGTCACGAATTCCTCGATGACTTCCGCTCCGCGCGCCGCAACGATCGGCTCCTTGAACGTGTCATAGCCTTGGTGGGCGACGGTGCGCTCACGGATGACGGCGAGCTCCGATTTGATCCGTGGCACCATTTTCATCAGGACGGCGAATACTTCCTTCCGCCCCTCGTCAAACAACTTCTTCTCCATCTCCTCAAGAATCTGGGAGGGATCGGCGGTCTCGGCCCTGGGCTCCTCGCCCCAGTGCAAGCGATCGTAGGTGCGCCGACGCTCCGGATCGCCGAGCACTTCGTAGGCGGAATTGATCTCCCGAATCTTCTCGTCGGCCTTGCTGTTGTGAGGATTCCGATCGGGATGGTGCTCGAAGACGAGCTTTCGATAGGCTTTCTTGAGGTCATCATCGGAGATGTCGCGCGACACACCGAGGACACGGTAATAGTCGATTCGACGCATAATACCGGCGACTATACCACGGGGCTCCGGCAGCTTCACCTTGACAACTCGACACCCTGCCCGTAGCGTGGCGGCAATTCTGTATCGGAACCAAGGAGAACTCTGCGTGGGGTGGACGAACGGCGTCACGCGATACCAATGGGTGGTCCTGTTCGTCGCCTGGTTGGGCTGGGTCTTCGACGCGATGGACGCCACGATTTACGCGATCGTGCTCCATCCCGCCCTCCAGGAATTGCTCCACACCGGAGCCGCCAACGGCGAGGTCACCGCCGAACGCATCGGATGGTACGGCGGCCTGGTCTTTTCCATTTTCCTGATCGGCTGGGCCATCGGCGGCATCGGCTTCGGCCTCGCAGCCGACTATTTCGGCCGCACCAAGACCCTGATTGCGACCATCCTGATGTACGCGATCTTCACGGGGCTGGCCGCCTTCGCGCAGGAATGGTGGCATCTGGCGATTGCCCGCTTTCTCACGGCCCTCGGCGTCGGCGGAGAATGGGCGGCAGGAGCGGCGATCGTGGCCGAGACTTGGCCTGAGGAGAAACGCGCCAGAGCCGCCGGCATCTTACAGTCGGCCTGGGCCTTCGGCTTTTTCCTTGCCGCCGGGTGTAATCTCCTGCTGAAAGATTCCGAGTGGCGGGTGCTGTTCCTGGTCGGCATCCTACCGGCGTGTGTGGCGCTGCTGGTCCGTCGATGGGTCAAAGAACCAGAACGCTGGGTGCAGGCGCATGAACTGGAGGGACGCTCAGCTCGCGCGACGCTTCTGCACCTGGGTGAATTGTTCGAGCCGGCGCTGCGCCGCGACACCCTGGTGGGCTCCACCTTGGCTTTCGTGGCCGTCTTCGGCGTATGGGGCGCGACCAATTGGGCGCCCACCCTCATCCGTGCCCTGCCCGATCTGCAGGGTCAGGACCCCGCCGTCCTCAGTGAAAAAGTGAGCTACGCCATCATGGCGCTGAACGTAGGTGCCCTGTTCGGGTATCTGGGGTTCGGGCCGTTGGCGGAACGATTCGGACGTCTTCCCGTCTTCGGCTTGATGTGTCTCGGTAGTCTCATTCTGCTACCGGCCACCTATGTTGTGCCCCACAGCTATGCGGAGGTACTGGTCTTGTTGCCGGTGCTCGGATTTTTCAACAACGGCATCTTCAGTGGGTTTCCGATCTACCTCCCTGAGCTCTATCCCACACGCCTTCGAGCCACAGGGTCTGGATTCTGTTTTAACGCGGGCCGTGTACTCGCGTCGGCGGCACCGTTTCTCACGGGCTGGCTCGTCACCGTGTTTGGTTCGTTCAACAGTGCCGCGAGCGCCATTGCATTGATCTACCTGTTGGGTTTGGCCATACTTCCATTCGCAACCGAAACGAATGGGAGACCGCTACCGGAGTGATCGCCACCGGTCACCGTCACCCTCCGCCGCGAGGCCTTACGTGCGCAGAATGCCACGAATCTTTCCAACGAGTGAATGTGCCCTCACCATCAAGTTCGGCGACGGCATCACCCTTCGAACACACGAACTAGTACTCGCCTATTCCGCGGCAATCGACCAGGCAGCTCTTCCCGGGGTGGTAGAAGTCGTCCCCACCTATCGATCCGCGACGGTCTATTTTGATCCGTTGCAGACCGATGAGACCACACTCACCAGACAGATCCAGCCCCTCATCAGCAACAAGATTCATACGCCCTCCCGCCCCGCCACCACACACATCATCCCCGTGTGGTACGGTGGCGCCGCGGGGCCGGACCTGCTCAACATCGCACAACAGGCTGACCTGACGCCTGTCGAAGCCAGCAGGCTCCATGCCTCTGTCACCTACCGCGTGTACATGTTGGGATTTAGTCCGGGGTTTCCTTATCTAGGCACCGTACCGACGCGCATCGCCACACCCCGCCACCCGACACCGCGCCAGCAGGTTGCCGCCGGTTCCGTCGGCATTGCAGGAACTCAAACCGGTATTTACCCGCAGACCAGCCCAGGTGGCTGGCGCATTATCGGGCGGACACCGGTTCGTCTGTTCAGTCTCACCAGAGCCAAGCCGTTTTTGCTGGAACCCGGTGATTTGGTACGGTTTGTCCCGATCGACGAAGACGAGTTTTCCAGGCTCTCTAGCCCGGATTATTCATGACGGTTCGTCGCGAAATCGCCAAGCCGCGTCGTGAGACCGGCGTGCGGAGCCGTGAGGGCCCGAGGCGTACTCGTGCAGGACGTCGAGGGGCTGAGAGGCAAGCCCGTCGGCCGCGGGCTTGTCGGCACAGCGGGTCGGCGAGTGCAGCAGAAGTGTTCATGAATAGTGCGGGTTAGGGACCGGACATGACACAGAGACGCCGCATCGATTTGAATTGTGATCTCGGCGAAGCCGTGACAACCGACCAACTCGAGGTGGAAGCGCGCCTCATGACTTTGGTCACTTCGGTCAATATCGCCTGCGGTGTGCATGCCGGCGACGTGACGCTCATGCGCCACACCGTTCGCATGGCCCTCCGTCACCGGTTGGCCGTCGGCGCTCACCCCGGGCTCCCGGATCGGGAGTCCCAAGGCCGGCGTGAGCAAACATTGTCCCCTTCATTCGTGGAGGAACTGATTCACTCACAGGTCGGCGGCCTCATGAGCATCAGCCAGGCGGAGGGAGCACGCCTGTCGCATGTGAAACCGCACGGGGCCCTGTATAACATGGCGGCACGGGACCGCGTGATTGCGGATGCCATCTCCACGGCGCTTGCGCGACTCGACCATCGATTGATCCTCATCGGACTGGCCGGATCCGCGTTGATCGCCGCGGGCTCGGCGCAGGGGCTCAGAGTCGCTGCCGAAGGGTTTGCCGATCGGGGCTATCAAGCCGACGGCAGTTTGGTTCCACGCGGACAACAGGGCGCCATCATTCACGATGAAGCGACGGTGGTGGCCCGCGCACGGTCACTCGTCACGGCGGACCGTATTGCCGCCATTGATGGCTCCATGCTGCACTGTCATATTCATACCCTCTGCCTGCACGGAGATACGCCCGATGCGGTCCCGCTGGCCCAGGCGTTGCGGGTCATGTTCGACGAAGCCGGGATCTCCGTTACACGCGTAGACCATGTCGCCTAACCCATCGATCATCCATGTGCTGCGCCCCGGACTCTTCACGACGATTCAAGATCTCGGGCGCTACGGTTATCAGCGGTTCGGCGTATCGGTGAGCGGTGCCATGGACCCCTGGGCCCTAACGGTCGGCAATCGCCTGCTCGGCAATCCCGACCGCGCCGCCGGGCTGGAACTCACACTGCAAGGCCCTGAGCTGCTCTTCGAGCAGCGGCTGTCCATCGCCATCACCGGGGCAGACCTGTCACCGACATGCGGCGGCCAGTCCCTTCCCATGTGGACCGTGGCGACCATGCCGGCCGGCAGCCGATTGCGGTTCGGAACGCGCCGACAAGGTACCCGCGCCTATTTGGCAGTCGCAGGCGGTATCATCGCGCCACTCCTGCTCGGGAGCCGTTCGACACATGTGCGGAGTGGACTGGGCGGATTGGCAGGACGCCCACTGAAGAAGTCAGACCAACTTGTGGTGGGATCTCCCCCAAGCACGAACAGGTGCTGGGAGGGTCGCGCGCTCGCGCAGTCGTCTCGGCCTCAGTATCTCGCTTCTCCGATCCTGCGCGTGATCCCAGGGTCACAAGTCGACCACTCTGCCGAGGAAGCGCTGCACGTCCTGGCGACAAGCCCTTATCGCGTCACCTCGGAATCTGATCGTATGGGGTATCGTTTGGAAGGAGCGGAATTACCGCATTGTGGCCCAGCCGATATCATCTCGGAGGCCGTCAGCGCCGGCAGCATCCAAGTGCCCTCGAACCACCAACCGATTCTCTTGATGGCCGACTGTCAACCGACCGGTGGGTATACGAAACTGGCGACGCTGATTCGTGCCGATCGCCATCTCGCCGCCCAGCTGGGGCCGGGAGATAGCCTCTCGTTTAGGGTCATCACCATGAAAGAGGCATCCAAGCTATTTCGGTCGTCGCATGCAGAACTTGACCGGCTGTTGCCGCCACAGAATCCTTGAATCGTCCGCACCAACCCTATGCCTGCTGCACGACGGCGCCTATTCATGGCTGTGCTCCCCGCCAAACGAGAGGGGCCTGCCGGGCCAACCACTTCTTGACTTTGCCCTGAAGCGATCTATTATTATTCGTATGGACACCACACTGACTCCTCGACAGATTACCCACGATGAGAAAAAGGCGGCTGAGGCCGCTTTCGCTGGTCGCCCATTTAATCCGAAATGGTCGGACGCGGCTCGCATCGTTTATGACGGCCTTCTCGCCGCGATGGGGAAAGACGCTCGAGCCGTCGATACCGACGACGAATTCGAGCCGGTTGAGCCATTGGCCTAACCTCCATCAGTCGTGTCGTCGGCTCCAAGGCACCTCGTTCTTGCCTCCGCCGCACGCGGTGGTGCGGTCGGCACCGAGCGGTCTTTTCCCCATCAGGGACCACCCGAGGTTTTCGATCGTCCCCGTCCTTGGTCGACACACTCCTTCACCAGCGCCCGTTCCTCCGCCTCGCTCTTCACCTCGCCATCTAACCGCGCCTCGGTTAAACGCGCCAGAATCGTGCGGTACAGGGGGCCTGGTTTCAGGCCCAAGGCGTTGAGTTCCTTCCCCGTGAGCGCGGGCTTCACGTTACGATAGGTCGTGAGAAACAGGGACAGCTGCCGCTTTGCCGAGTCCGTCAGACTCTGGGCCAGCAGGAACACCAGGCACTCCTCTGACAATCCCGTCAACACCCGAACCGTTTCCGATGGTTTCGGCGGCGCGCGGCGACTCAGCGTCCGACAAGCCGGTTGCGTGAGGAACCGGGCTTCGTTGAGTGCAGTGCGCTCGGCATCGGCAAACGGAAATCGCTTCAGCATGTCGTGAACCGCCTGGTCCGGCATGGCTTCAGCCAGTGCCATGGCATAGACCAGCCATCCACTGATAGGCCGGTCAAGGCAGGAGAGCTTATACCAATCCAGCGCCGCCTCCACCTCGATGAGTCGACGATCCAGCCGATTCGACCAGGTGAGTTTCGGGTGGATGAATCGCAATAGGTCGAGTTCGGACAAACGTCGAACGGCATGCCGAGGCGTCCGCTCCGAAAACAGCAGGCGCAATTCATCCAACAAACGCTGCCCGGACAGCCGGTGAAACAATTCCATCTTCACTGCGCCCTTGATCAGCGCCAACGTTTCTTTGCTCAATTGAAAATTGAACCGCAGTTCAAATCGTATCGCGCGAAACACCCGCGTCGGATCCTCCACGAAACTCAGACTATGGAGCACCCGGATCAGGCGTTCCTTCAGATCACGTTGCCCGCCGTAAAAATCGATGAGTTGACCGAACTGTCGCGGCCGGAGCGCCACGGCCAAGGTGTTGATCGTGAAATCCCGCCGATAGAGATCCTTCTTCATCGAACTCTGCTCAACCGTCGGCAACGCAGTCGGGTACTCGTAATATTCGGTGCGAGCAGTCGCCACATCCAGCTTGAAGCCATCAGGCAGGTGCACCACCGCTGTGCCGAACCGCTCATGCGCCTTGAGTTTTCCTCCATTCTCCTTCGCCAGTGCGCGCGCAAACGCGATCCCATCGCCCTCCACCACGAGGTCGACATCCAGATTGTCGATCCCGAGCAACAGGTCACGGACAAATCCGCCGACGACATACACCGACACGCCCAGGCGCTCTCCTAACTCGCCAGACATCCGTAATAGATCGTGCACCGCATCAGGCAAACGATCACGCAACAGCCCCTTGAGGTCCCGCCGCCGCACACCCCCCGTCGACTCCAATCCCATCAATGACTTCGGCTTCCCGCGCCCACCCGCAAGAACATCGTCATGAAGGCTGCGCAGCAGATCAGTTCTGGTGATGACCCCGACCGTTTTGCCCTCGGACAACACCGGCACAAATCGTTGGTTCAGCTCGATCATCTTGGTTTCAATGTCGTGGAACGGCGTCTCAGGCTGCGCAGTATATTGCCCGCTGCTGGCCCAATCCCCCACGCAGTGGGCTTCAAGGTGATGG
The sequence above is drawn from the Nitrospira defluvii genome and encodes:
- a CDS encoding pyridoxal-phosphate-dependent aminotransferase family protein, coding for MSLPPQDHEFLPPYRLLLGPGPSMVHPRVLHALSQPLVGHLDPLFLDLMNDIQALLRATFQTNNEFTIALSGTGSAGMEAVIANLIEPGDRALVGVNGVFGTRLATMIERQGGVPLRIDASWGDIIPAEAVREQLARSAPVKAVVLVHAETSTGARQPLEDVGALCRAHGALLIVDAVTSLGGIPVEVDAWGIDACYSGTQKCLSCPPGLAPLTMSPRAMEAIRQRQTPCHSWYLDLALIADYWNDRSRAYHHTAPISMLYALREALRLVQAEGREARFARHRLNSEALLAGLETLGLTPLPATEHRLPMLNCVTLPDRINDAAVRTRLLEDYGIEIGGGLGPLRGRVWRIGLMGESSREAHVLTLLGALEEIFAHHGWPAQPGRAVHAAVDIYTGSQPTTRRST
- a CDS encoding Tll0287-like domain-containing protein, producing MSRNGFWIVAAGVAGFVAAVTYWVIALAVAESRKADMVAPERVTGFIHAVIDANRANYTQNVVDKLHTQGVVEALEHWKEEKGLPLPAQFLLESGRLVAQKDMKLSFRLASLTPIYVWNGPNSEFERRGLEVVMKSPEKPFTGFYQQAGVRYFQGIYADRAVSESCVSCHNGHANSPRRDYKLNDIMGGVIVTIPISEAP
- a CDS encoding metal-dependent hydrolase family protein, which gives rise to MTIAIRQIRILDGLGGRLEQGTLVIDGTRIVGAGPDRSIRIPKGAQRIDGRGLTVLPGLIDCHVHFCLGAEADVVAAVEGESSSVTLLKAAELARRTLQAGFTTVRDVGFRDHAVFALKHAITTGLTPGPRIVAAGLAICMPGGHARFIGREADGVAAVRAAVQDQLDAGAEVIKVIASGGVLTPGTSPDDAQMTVEELQAAVEVAAASGRHVAAHAHGATGMKNALRAGVHSIEHATLMDDEAAGMMRRQGVYMVPTLSALATTAACPSGCGIPDSARSKAKNMVKQHEKSFRAAVRRGVPIALGTDAGTPFNYHGDNAQELERMVTLGMTPMDAIMTSTSAAARLLRMSEEIGTIEVGKQADLLFVDGNPLRRIDLLQRPERIAGVMQGGRFVAGPLSRM
- a CDS encoding DnaJ domain-containing protein, whose product is MRRIDYYRVLGVSRDISDDDLKKAYRKLVFEHHPDRNPHNSKADEKIREINSAYEVLGDPERRRTYDRLHWGEEPRAETADPSQILEEMEKKLFDEGRKEVFAVLMKMVPRIKSELAVIRERTVAHQGYDTFKEPIVAARGAEVIEEFVTPDMDERKQRLLEVAVQMMVSQSVVARGDEGGIRALRSRLDDAFRKGRINGFAAALELLYERR
- a CDS encoding MFS transporter, with translation MAAILYRNQGELCVGWTNGVTRYQWVVLFVAWLGWVFDAMDATIYAIVLHPALQELLHTGAANGEVTAERIGWYGGLVFSIFLIGWAIGGIGFGLAADYFGRTKTLIATILMYAIFTGLAAFAQEWWHLAIARFLTALGVGGEWAAGAAIVAETWPEEKRARAAGILQSAWAFGFFLAAGCNLLLKDSEWRVLFLVGILPACVALLVRRWVKEPERWVQAHELEGRSARATLLHLGELFEPALRRDTLVGSTLAFVAVFGVWGATNWAPTLIRALPDLQGQDPAVLSEKVSYAIMALNVGALFGYLGFGPLAERFGRLPVFGLMCLGSLILLPATYVVPHSYAEVLVLLPVLGFFNNGIFSGFPIYLPELYPTRLRATGSGFCFNAGRVLASAAPFLTGWLVTVFGSFNSAASAIALIYLLGLAILPFATETNGRPLPE
- the pxpB gene encoding 5-oxoprolinase subunit PxpB — encoded protein: MPRIFPTSECALTIKFGDGITLRTHELVLAYSAAIDQAALPGVVEVVPTYRSATVYFDPLQTDETTLTRQIQPLISNKIHTPSRPATTHIIPVWYGGAAGPDLLNIAQQADLTPVEASRLHASVTYRVYMLGFSPGFPYLGTVPTRIATPRHPTPRQQVAAGSVGIAGTQTGIYPQTSPGGWRIIGRTPVRLFSLTRAKPFLLEPGDLVRFVPIDEDEFSRLSSPDYS
- a CDS encoding LamB/YcsF family protein; this translates as MTQRRRIDLNCDLGEAVTTDQLEVEARLMTLVTSVNIACGVHAGDVTLMRHTVRMALRHRLAVGAHPGLPDRESQGRREQTLSPSFVEELIHSQVGGLMSISQAEGARLSHVKPHGALYNMAARDRVIADAISTALARLDHRLILIGLAGSALIAAGSAQGLRVAAEGFADRGYQADGSLVPRGQQGAIIHDEATVVARARSLVTADRIAAIDGSMLHCHIHTLCLHGDTPDAVPLAQALRVMFDEAGISVTRVDHVA
- a CDS encoding biotin-dependent carboxyltransferase family protein, with the protein product MSPNPSIIHVLRPGLFTTIQDLGRYGYQRFGVSVSGAMDPWALTVGNRLLGNPDRAAGLELTLQGPELLFEQRLSIAITGADLSPTCGGQSLPMWTVATMPAGSRLRFGTRRQGTRAYLAVAGGIIAPLLLGSRSTHVRSGLGGLAGRPLKKSDQLVVGSPPSTNRCWEGRALAQSSRPQYLASPILRVIPGSQVDHSAEEALHVLATSPYRVTSESDRMGYRLEGAELPHCGPADIISEAVSAGSIQVPSNHQPILLMADCQPTGGYTKLATLIRADRHLAAQLGPGDSLSFRVITMKEASKLFRSSHAELDRLLPPQNP
- a CDS encoding CBS domain-containing protein, which codes for MDLITTHVNADFDGFASMVAARKLYPGAVLVLPGGAQESVRNFLATHNWEMARLKDVALERVRRLVLVDVQEPDRLGPLHVLSSRGDVDVHLFDHHGVEETAKQPLWPSVSQRHVESVGATTTLLIEQLQRRQIPLTTDEATVLALGLYEETGSFVYPSTTPRDVEAAAFVLRAGADLRVVAETLQHPLDPDLIALLNDLLQSGEIYYLEGRKILVASSAYDRYTGDLAEAVQRLAELQGLDAVIVAIALQEKVEVIGRSRRPEIDVAWIAREFGGGGHAVAAAASVKGRTLVEVQQHLTELLTQRYRPTLLARDVMTTPVKSIAEEATIAEAERAMTTYGVNVLPVVDRKGQYLGTIARETIQKALFHHLEAHCVGDWASSGQYTAQPETPFHDIETKMIELNQRFVPVLSEGKTVGVITRTDLLRSLHDDVLAGGRGKPKSLMGLESTGGVRRRDLKGLLRDRLPDAVHDLLRMSGELGERLGVSVYVVGGFVRDLLLGIDNLDVDLVVEGDGIAFARALAKENGGKLKAHERFGTAVVHLPDGFKLDVATARTEYYEYPTALPTVEQSSMKKDLYRRDFTINTLAVALRPRQFGQLIDFYGGQRDLKERLIRVLHSLSFVEDPTRVFRAIRFELRFNFQLSKETLALIKGAVKMELFHRLSGQRLLDELRLLFSERTPRHAVRRLSELDLLRFIHPKLTWSNRLDRRLIEVEAALDWYKLSCLDRPISGWLVYAMALAEAMPDQAVHDMLKRFPFADAERTALNEARFLTQPACRTLSRRAPPKPSETVRVLTGLSEECLVFLLAQSLTDSAKRQLSLFLTTYRNVKPALTGKELNALGLKPGPLYRTILARLTEARLDGEVKSEAEERALVKECVDQGRGRSKTSGGP